One genomic window of Arachis stenosperma cultivar V10309 chromosome 10, arast.V10309.gnm1.PFL2, whole genome shotgun sequence includes the following:
- the LOC130957803 gene encoding wax ester synthase/diacylglycerol acyltransferase 4-like, producing the protein MSEFEKDAPMAVSPISSYLNTSAYNVSIMVVFESEIPIDESKVMQVLGDVFVPLNKRFSSIMIEDKKGKKQWKQVDVNLKEHIKIPIFAKKGMKFYDEEFDEYMSKIGGEKLAEDKPLWEVHLIKYPTRKNNAAGTSVVKLHHSLGDGYTLMGSLLSCVKRVDDPSIPITFPSSHATTSSSIKTLPQSIFSMFKSASDFGWNILRGSNFIVDDESPIRTENKEFKHGFAISNVTLSLDSFKVVKNKLKVTTNDTLVGMIFLGIRLYMEAKSYESRKTQTTAIVMLNARKIRAYKSVEEMLQTNSDTSWGNRFHSLYLPIPKLSDANTSNPLDFVLEAHKIIIGLRNSLVFPFSGLILGMLDKIKGTEAAAKHAYKTVANSSVIISNVVGPVEQVALANHPIKRFYFTAIGLPISLSVTILSYMGNIHIAFGVDKGVIDEQQLLSCFETAKEMIFNAANKI; encoded by the exons atgagTGAGTTTGAGAAAGATGCTCCAATGGCGGTGAGTCCAATATCGAGTTACCTCAACACCTCTGCCTATAACGTATCTATAATGGTGGTTTTTGAGTCAGAGATTCCAATTGATGAATCAAAGGTCATGCAAGTGCTTGGAGACGTGTTTGTTCCCCTCAACAAACGTTTCTCTTCTATCATG ATTGAAGacaaaaaaggaaagaagcaatGGAAACAAGTTGATGTGAATCTAAAAGAACATATCAAGATTCCAATATTTGCAAAGAAGGGTATGAAATTCTATGATGAAGAATTTGATGAATACATGTCAAAAATAGGAGGTGAAAAGTTAGCAGAAGATAAACCACTTTGGGAAGTGCATTTAATTAAGTATCCAACAAGAAAAAACAATGCTGCGGGTACATCGGTAGTTAAGTTACACCATTCCTTAGGAGATGGCTACACCCTAATGGGTTCATTGCTTTCATGTGTGAAAAGAGTTGATGATCCTTCAATTCCCATAACCTTTCCTTCAAGCCATGCAACAACATCATCATCTATTAAGACATTACCTCAATCCATATTTTCAATGTTCAAAAGTGCATCTGATTTTGGATGGAACATATTAAGAGGTTCAAATTTCATTGTTGATGATGAATCACCAATAAGGACAGAGAATAAGGAATTCAAACATGGTTTTGCTATCTCAAATGTCACTCTCTCTTTGGATAGCTTTAAAGTGGTCAAAAATAAGCTCAAAGTG ACCACAAATGATACCCTAGTGGGGATGATATTCCTGGGAATAAGGTTATACATGGAAGCAAAGAGTTATGAatcaagaaaaacacaaacaacaGCAATAGTGATGCTTAATGCAAGAAAAATTAGAGCTTACAAATCAGTGGAGGAGATGCTTCAAACTAATTCAGACACTTCATGGGGGAATCGATTTCATTCCCTTTACCTTCCAATACCAAAATTAAGCGATGCCAATACATCCAACCCACTTGACTTTGTTTTGGAAGCCCACAAAATCATTATTGGGCTCAGAAATTCTTTGGTCTTTCCTTTCAGTGGTTTGATTTTGGGGATGCTGGACAAAATTAAAGGCACAGAG GCTGCAGCAAAACATGCGTACAAGACAGTGGCAAATTCAAGTGTTATAATCTCAAATGTGGTTGGACCTGTGGAACAAGTGGCTTTGGCTAATCATCCTATTAAACGATTTTATTTTACAGCAATTGGTCTACCAATT AGCCTGAGTGTGACAATATTAAGTTACATGGGGAACATACACATTGCGTTTGGAGTGGATAAAGGAGTCATAGATGAACAACAACTGCTTTCATGTTTTGAAACTGCTAAGGAGATGATTTTCAATGCAGcaaataaaatatga
- the LOC130954216 gene encoding probable pectinesterase 55 has protein sequence MLRFLVRWWICVFVLLNSGAANGQYYRTVGDKILPYNKIIVDSLGHGNFFTIQSAIDSIPSNNKYWILINVKAGIYREKVTIPIDKPYIILKGSGKMKTWVEWDDHNTTAQSPTFQSNADNIVVKSISFRNTYNNPINTNPRVPAVAAMISGDKSYFYRVGFFGLQDTLWDNYGKHYYKLCTIQGAVDFIFGAGQSLFERCGINVIGRVLKEGFIGYITAQGRENPKDSNGFVFKNCNVFGDGSTFLGRPWRPYASVLFYNTSMANIIQPAGWDPWDSSQYEDNIMFAEYDNFGPGSDTSNRVNWITKLDLETVNTMTNITFIDSEGWIQKSQRF, from the exons ATGTTGCGATTTCTTGTTCGTTGGTGGATTTGTGTATTTGTGCTGTTAAATTCAGGAGCTGCTAATGGTCAATATTATCGAACTGTTGGAGACAAAATTCTTCCATACAACAAAATTATTGTGGATTCTTTGGGACATGGAAACTTCTTTACAATTCAATCTGCCATTGATTCAATCCCTTCCAACAATAAGTATTGGATTTTAATCAATGTGAAGGCTGGTATTTACAG GGAGAAAGTGACGATTCCAATTGATAAACCATACATAATATTGAAGGGAAGTGGAAAGATGAAAACGTGGGTTGAATGGGATGACCATAATACAACTGCTCAGAGCCCCACCTTCCAATCCAATGCTGATAATATCGTCGTCAAATCCATCTCTTTTAGG AATACATACAACAATCCTATAAATACGAACCCTAGGGTTCCTGCAGTAGCTGCAATGATAAGCGGAGataaatcttatttttatagaGTTGGATTCTTTGGCTTGCAAGATACTTTGTGGGATAATTATGGAAAACATTATTATAAACTTTGTACTATTCAAGGGGCGGTTGATTTTATCTTCGGTGCTGGCCAATCATTATTTGAG AGGTGTGGCATAAATGTGATTGGAAGGGTATTAAAAGAAGGTTTTATAGGATATATAACAGCACAAGGAAGAGAAAATCCAAAAGATTCAAATGGATTTGTGTTCAAAAATTGTAATGTCTTTGGAGATGGTTCTACTTTTTTGGGAAGACCTTGGAGACCTTACGCCAGCGTTCTTTTCTATAATACAAGTATGGCCAACATTATTCAACCCGCTGGTTGGGATCCATGGGATTCCTCTCAATATGA ggATAATATTATGTTTGCAGAGTATGACAATTTTGGACCAGGTTCTGATACCTCCAACCGAGTAAATTGGATTACAAAATTGGATTTAGAGACGGTTAATACGATGACAAATATAACTTTCATTGACTCTGAAGGATGGATTCAGAAGAGCCAAcgattttaa